In Juglans regia cultivar Chandler chromosome 13, Walnut 2.0, whole genome shotgun sequence, the DNA window GTGCAGCATAAATCGCTGCGAAaggttatttgcggcgatttttgaagttatttgcAGTAATTTTTTGTACTGAAAAATGTCatgtttcttgtagtgtgttGTAGTGATCCTAGTACGTGTCTTACTTTTCATACtcctttatttataaattattaatttctttcccACGAAGCCATTGTAATTACTTTTCTTTCCCTATTACTAgtgtcatttgaaaaataactcTGTCACCACTCTTAATTAGAAGCATATTTGACATTTGACAACCATCAATAgaagtaatttttattaattttttttccttaaaattttgaattttcttaaatGAAAACATCAAACTTGCTCTTTTCATTTAAGAAacgtcaaaattttgaaaaaaaaaagtgaaaaatgtgatttttgttaataattgACAAATATGATTGTCAAATGAAGTGCTTTCTAGAAGGACCCAATAAGAAAGTGCGTACTTTACTCAGACCAAATCTCCTACAGTACGTAGTACTTTTTTGGACTCGAATACACATACACTTagtattagtttgaaaatagatcttatctcaaaatttttatctcttctcatctttttttttaaacataatttaaatacaaaatttttaaattaattattacaattttttcaaattaatcattacaacttttcaaaacttttaaataaaaatttaaaagtaattgaattttttcaaattctcaagcaaaaataatattcaactcaaactattttactgctattcacaaattttgaataaatttgaatttttattcaaatttttctctctcctttcctaaaatccaaaaaatattcaactcaaactatctcactactattcacaaactattttattattattcataaaattcttaactcatctcactctccaaacgaacctaaattatgtaaattttataatattaaatatcatttaCGGATAGTATATATGAATCCAACATGATTAAATATTGTAGAGTTCAAATTTTAGGTCTTTCTCTAAATTGTAAAAAGTATTTAGAGAAGATAATTAATTGTATGGAATCCTCGTAAATTTTTACATATGTGTGCAAAGGATTGATAAGTCccaaattttgtgaaaaatattttaaaaaatcttcaaaacctcctaacactccacattatttttaatttttattatttttttattttattaaatatttattatataaataatgaataaaaaatttgaaataatttaaaaagaataaacttaaaaaaaaaatttaaaaatattaaaaatttaaaaaatttaaaaaagtgtggagtgtggagtgtggtggaagttgtgtagcaaagctcaaaATATTTAGGTCTTTCGTGGACAAGTTTATATGTTGTGTCAAATCATAGCCCTACGACTATATGGGCCAACCTTAAAACAACTTGTTTAATTAAACCACGTTTAgattgagaagtgatctcaactcattttatctcatatcattgttataatttttttaaattttcacacaaaatataataaataattcaagtatttttttcaaattttaaaataataataatattaaaaaataatattctaacaatattttatgcaactcatctaaaatcatctcatctcatctctcaatccaaacggagcaTAAATAATCAAACTGATCCTCAATTTTATCAAGACCTATTTAAGTAACGAATGCATGACGTACATAAATGTATAATTCGTTCAATATATAAATCATGGTGGGTTGATTTTAATACCATCGACCTAATTAACAAGTTTTCGTAGTTTTAAGAATGAATTACtaatgaaaaatgtattttataagCATAAATTACATGAATTATACACATCATGATCCACGATTCTACAATgacaatatatatttgatgctcaatatatataacactaaTTAGTAAACATATCCTGAACACTCCATGtggttacacagatgaaatgtaataagataaaagttgaataaagtattattagaatataatttttttcatattatttttgttttaaaatttgaaaaagttgaattattttttatattttgtttgggagttaagaaaagttataatgattagattaaatgagatcatgagatggtttgtgaaaacaaaccaaacaatatatatctaataaaaaCTATCAGCTAATCATAAGTTGATCTGcaattaatctaattatttatcgTGTCTTATTTAGTGGGTTTGAAATCGATAACCTTCAATCCtatttaaacttataattttgtGTCAAATTCATATCGGATTTGCAAATCTTATCAAACATTGCCACTCTTACctcattttattctttattaaacATCATGAGTACCATAGGAAAGTGCATAGTTTCACATGGACTCTTCTTTATTCATCTTAACGCAACCGCCTTACTTCAAGTTATCCTATGCTTGGAGCTCATGCACTCATATAGCTCAATTTTAGGCTACATTTAGGTAATAAGGTGATCttagatgatttgtgaatagtagtgaaaaagtagtaaaaatcaatgataaatattgaatagtagtggagtATATCATATCACAACCTTGCATGTGATCCTCTTGTTCGAATCATGGTAATTAACTATATTTATCAATGCTAAAATCGTAATCCAATATAACATATACAGGGGCTTAGGGGGGAAGTTGGACGGAGTCATTTTCCAAACACACCGATCGATCAGTGTCGAGTCCCATCATGGGTTGCAGGTCGGACGTTGGATCCTTCCACTcgagaaaaaaatgaacttgatCCAATGATCTTTTCCACGTCGCTAGCTCTACACATCTCTCATGACTTGTGTCTTTTTCTTGTTGGGAGGGCGGGAAGTTCTTAATTGGACACTTTTACAGGCCCCATTTGTTTCCCTAATATTGTCTACGCGCGTACACTCTACAGTACTAGCATTAGAGGAGGAGATTCCATTGCTTTACGCAcgaaaaaaatgcataattttcatatattatggTTGCTGGACGGTGCATGAATGTGTGTCGTGTGTGTATATTTCCTTGCAAGTTTTACGTACAGATTGGAAAAGATAGGCGATTTAAACCTTTCGTagactataatattttttacgaCAAGTTTTATCTCAGGAGCTTCCCACAATAAAATTTTgtgagaatagaatttttctcatAAAATGTCTATTTTTTGCAGCAAAACTCATTCATTAGAAATTGCAGTTTCTGATGTAGATATTGATATAGTTTGTTTGCAGAAACAAGAGGCGAAATTGGAAAGGAACACTACTTATTAAGTGAATTACAAGATAGAGAGAACAGATGGATCATGTCATATGTATGGCCGGGGTTCTCTCccaagaaaagaatgatgggAAAGGAGATCATAGATGATAagaatgaggaaaaagaaaagaggaaaatttTTTAAGTTCAGTAATCAGTAGTCATGAGTTATGAGGTGTGACCAAAGCAacctgcctctctctctctctctctctgtatctaAGGGATCAGCTTTGACTAGATTCATGAGCTACTCAAAGAAGCTGATCATGTTTTATCTTTGAACAAAAAGCGACTAGTTAATTAAAGCTGCTGCCCTTTATTCTTCTGACTTCATCTGGTCACTTCATTTTTGGTGGATGAGAGGTTGGCGGGGTCCTCGCCCCCGCTCCTCTCGAGTGATCtgaatcctctctctctctctctctctctctctctctctctctctctctccctccacaTGAACATACACATAATGAAAACAAGCATTTAATGTTACATGTGAAAGAAGATGTAAACAAGCAACCACTTTTGTACTGACATGTTAAACATTATTAATCTATCTTCTTTCTATATTGGCTTATGGTCCTCTTATCTGATTTTCTGGTTCCCTCCcatgagggaaaaaaatatgttttaactGTGAGAATTTAATGTCGTGCTTacatagatatttaaaaaaaaaaaaaagaaaaaaaagcttaTAAATCTACATGGCTTAAAAGAAACAGGACAGTTTAAATTcagatgaattgaaatagttttagattaattgaataaaatataattaaaatattatttttaatattatttgaaatttgaaatttgaaaaaaattaaattatttattatattttgtgtaaaaatttaaaaaaattataatgatgagataagatgagttgaagtaAATTTCGAATTCAAATAGAACGTAGCTTATGTATCCCCACACAATCCACCTCATGATCCCTTTGACGCCTTATCACTAACTCATGTATAAGAATAATTCTAAACCATTATTTATTGTACACACcctacatcttataaaaaaatataaaaaaaaagttatcaagTGTGGAGTCtagaaataaatagtaactaatgCATAACAAAACGGAAAAATGTCAATTTACATGATCAAGAGGATTCTTAGTAAGTTTAGACTCTTGAATGTTTGAAAGAGTCACAAacccagaaaataaaaagaaaaagaaaaaagaaaaaagaaagaattttcaATGGTGCAATGAaacaaatggagaaagacaCCTGACCGTCTTGTTGTACAGTTGTTCATGAAGTTGGGTGAAGATTCATGTCCTGTCATTTTCGTTCACTCCATGAGAAGCTTTTTCCAACCTCCACTGCGGTCCTATAGCAATTCATTGGTCCCAAGGCTAGCTAAAGGCCaggggcatgcatgcatgcatgtacttaGGACAAACTGTCCCTGTAAGTAAGGGGTAGTGTTGCGAATTAAACAGGTTACTTTTTCCTGATTGGCTGGCCATTCGCACATGCAAGATGGCTCACACCTGTGGGAGAATACTTAAAGTCTTTGACGACCATTTAATGACACAttatcatgagatgatgagtaaaaagaTGATGGCTAACCTTACTCTCTTTTCAATTAATTCATGAAACAGCATTTGATATTGCTCTGATCATCTGCAGTAGTAGTGCAGTTCCATTTTGAGTGTTCTGAGAAGAAGGAACAACATATTTTCCCACCAAGACAATGATACAGCAACTTTTCTGGCACTGTGTTTATGGGCCATTGTGCTTCACTGTTTCCCACTAATTTGTCACATCTAGCATGATGCTTGGCATGGAAAATAAGTTACAAGTGCTTGCTTTTTTCAATATCTATACCGTTTTGGTCATGGGATTTTGAAACCGGAGCACATTTCAGCAACATGATCCATTACAGACTGTATATATGCataaaaaatttggaaaaagagaaagtggGAAAGTACAAGAACCCAAAGACTTCAAAGCAAATAAAGCACATTTTTTAGGGTGATAAAGCTATATTTGACTTTAccatctctataatatatagcTTTACAGTCACAATGTTGAGCACCAACCCCATTAAATTGGTATTATATATGGAAGAGTGAAAAGATTTGTGGACTTGTGTCATCACTTTGTATCCAACTTTAAATTATTCCGTTGGGGTCTTTCTCTTTGTCAGAGTCCTTATCCAACCTTTCCTCACCTTGACTCCTTCCACCTTGCTGCTCACATGGCACACATTACCCTTGTTGGACCTCTTCCATCTCATGACCTGGAACAGGTGCCCAATCCGCTTCCGCCACCTAAGCGATGCACGCGGTTTCCCATGCTCTATTACAGTCTTGTTCTCCTTTGTCTCCTTGGCTTCTTTAGTCAATTCTTGGGTCAAGCTGTTATTCCAGGACATGTTGCAGTTCTCTAGAGATACCTTGGACACTGTGTTCTTCTCCCAAGAAGCTACGCCGTTGTCTCCAAACTTGATTGATATAAATGAGTCTTCAAAGGCTAAAATATTGCGTGCCAAAATCAAAATGGGTAcccaaaaaatatcaaaacatggaAAATAAACATTAGAAAAAACTCCAACTTAATATGTACTTGATGTACCCAGATGTGGAAAATCAAAACCAGAACTGtacaaatcctttttttttttttttgacaaatccAAATAAATGCATACATATTGTGCAGAATGTACACCCAAAACATCATTTATTCTTTACTCTAAATGCATTTATAGGCCTCTTCGGGACTTGATTAGTGGAAATGAAATGATCAAAGGGATATGGGTCGTGATCCGAGGAATCCCTCATAGATTTACACTCATAATTACAGAAAATATAGAATGTTGTTGCTTCTTTATATACAATTTTGTTATGAACTCTGCagtatttctaatttcttgaaGTGCATGAAAGATTTCATATATGCTTGTATAGACAAGTCTATGGCCATGAGGTTTGCATTTTCAAGATATAGGATATGATAGTTTTTTCAAAGTTTGTTAAACTAACCatgatttttcaaatatctTGCATACTTAATGCATGCTACCATAAATTCAAACCCAAATTAGTCTTGGCTATGACAAACACAATGtcattcaaataataataataatagaaaaaaaaagatcatataTTTCCTGTTTGCCACTCTCTATGCAGCTATACTTTGACCTTAATTTTGTCACcataccaaaaaaaacaaaaaaaaaaggaaaagaattattCGCATATACAGACACAGTATATGAACAAGATGTGACATTTGAAGCTCCTTTACAGTAATGGAAATTTACGGCCACAAGTTAATAATAGCAGTAAAAATGGCAATGATCGATGTGAGGAGtaatagtagtagtagtaacagtaagtaatattatatatacctcCTTCTGGACTGATGGAGGTAATATCATGATCGGAGTTGCCGGAATATTTCCAATGCCGGAACTCGAGACGACTGAGAAAAGAGCCTCCGAGAGCAAAGATCTTTGGAAGAGTGATGGGTGGCTTTCTGTGCTTGGAGGTCTGGCCTCTTCGGACGCTGCTTCTAGAGGAGGAAAAGTGGTCTTGGTTTGAGGCCAAGATTAAGAGCCTCTCGTTCAGGCACAAGGGGCAGACCCCAACAACCACTTGTTTGGGATGGACATGGCAGAAGGAGTTGTCTTCTGATCTGCGGCCATTCATGTTATGGGGTTAAGAGGAaaggtgaagaagaagaagaagaaaaaagtagtGTTGGGAAAAGAAACTTGAGAAAGTGTGGATTTATATAAAGGTGAATAATATATATGGAGGAAGTCATTTATAGTATGGAGAATGTAGAAATTAGAATGAATTGCATGGCCCACCAAAACATATATCACTATCTGAATAATGTAACACTCTACCTGTATTGCTCTTAAGTCATTTCTGAAATTCTAACTGCctctttattttcagaataaaaataaaaaactgtatAATGTACTTTCTGAAAcctttttcttgtaatgattcCAAAAACCCCTTCTTCTAATCTtgattatcttttctttttagtagATATAAAGCTTTTTGTTTACTCATTACAAAAATGATCTCCACTTAGTTaccttataaaaacaaatatgagaaaataaatatcatcactCCATAGTCTATATACCTTTGCTTACCTTTACTTGacaggtaattaaaaaattagaaaattttatatatcgtattatcatctcatttttattttattacgtaagacgtgatatatttattatcattaaataatattttattagatgattttttattattcaatgatgataaatatatcacatcttatatcttaagatgaaaatgagataagagtatgatgtatatagcattactctaaaaaaaaatacagagttAGCAATTATCTCTTATcaattagaataaatttttaaaatcaagatTTGGTATAAATCAAGTCCTTTATACTCTATAATAAAGAGTTGACATGTCAggtttttttattgaagagtaaaATCAATCAGCCTACTCATACTggtttaaaattctaaaatttaaaataattaaattaaattttttaaaaaataggagTGGATGGTATCTACCCAAGGGTGGCAGGCAGCCACCTCTAGGGTGGTCTGCCTCCACCCCATGCTTTTGGGGTACTGGCCAGAAAGATTCCACCGGATCAGACCACATAGACATAGGATGTATCCAAATTCAACATGGGTGAGTTTTCCGACCGCTACTTAGAGTGGCGGCCAAGGTCGACCGGTGGTCGGAATGGTAACTAGAAGCTTTCTTTGAAATAATTAACATTGAAGTTTTAGAAGTTTAggggttttgaattttttgtctTTCAAAACATGTTGGTAGGTTGGtaattgcaaatatcatttcttttatgaattaaatatttgcATGAGAATTTCTCAAGTGGGCATCGACTTCGTAATTGGCTCCCTCTCAAAGACGGGAGGGAGGAGAGATATTTTCAAGGAGCGAAAGCAATTGATactgatattattataaaaaaaatttagctaattttcttattattttaaaaaaaatgatataaaatatcaaaaattatatgtacaatcatttttacgTCTTTTTTGTAcactttattaatatgattgattactttatttttttaatataaaataattattttaactaattacatcaataaaataataaaaaaaatacgtaaaaataactttaaagaacataactcataaaatatagggttaagaaaaaataaaaaataaaaataaaaataaaagccatCTAGAAAGCCATAGTCCTACTcatgcaagaaaagaaaaggtctGTATTGGTGGGCAATGGGCATTGTCGGCTAGGTCAAAATTTTCGACTCCTACTTGATTATAAAGCTAAAAACCGTAGGCTATAATCGCCATAGATATAGCTATTGGAGTTTCCTGAAGCATCTGAAAAGCTGTGAGAAAGTAGCTGTTCAGGGTTGCCTGCTTTCTTCACTGCTTATGTTCATGAAGCCTAGCACTTGTACCtttatgattttctttgttattttagaaagaaaaatgatattttcaattttttttttaaaaaaaagattactatttaaaaataataattttttgaatgagTAAAACGAATGTTTATTTAATAAGCTTGGCTgctattattagataatttcacaaaaaggatttaaaattacaaatctatACCTGCATTTAAAACATGGCatttaaattagatatataaGAGATAACGTTTGAACAAATTCCTAGTATAAATGCATTGCTAGTACATGGAGTCAGTGGTCTCCGTTGTCTGTGGGGACAATTGTCATGGCAGAAGGGAACTGCTGTAGACAGACAGATACATCGTCTAATTATACCTCCACCATCCACCATTAGAGGTAGTTTGGCTTCTTGTTGGGGACTTGAATTCTATCAGAAAACATGGCAAGGGAGAGAGTTGGGGGCTGGAATGGGTTGCTCATAAATAAAGCCTTGGATTCACCAGCGCTCATCGTTCATGTATCATCATACACTTTCAATCACAGGTCCAACAAATAATCTGAAATCCTGAGCTACCATTACAAGTAATTTACCCAGAGAAATTCCATCTATCATGTGGGATCTATATTACAATGTAGGATTTTCTGGCAGTGTTCACCCCCACCTAAACATTAATGTTGTCTCTTGTCTCTCAACATTGGAGCATCCAAATCCATCTTACAATTCATTTGAGAATAGAACCATTATCTCAATGATCCTTATACTCCCTACTGATCTCATCTGcacatcttaaaattgtatctagtattactctttttcattttcctttctccttTCAAAGCATGTGCTCCACACAAGGTTTTCACTCGTACACACACTACCTCTCATATACACATtctgcaagagagagagagagagagagagagagagagaggtaataTATTATGGGAAAAGTAGAGAAGGAAGGCAACGAGGGTTGTCCTTGAAACATGTAGAAAAGGCTTAAAAGGTGTGGAAACAAAGAAGCTGCGGTCACATGGGAGGAGGGGCGTGGGGCTTATTACAATGGGGTTTGGCTTGAAGTCAGGCTCACATGGGGAGGAGGGCGTGAGGCTTTTTCATGGACCAGAGTTGGATGTGGGTCTCCTTCTTGCCACCTAATTGTGTAGTCTTCTCCAGACTCAACCCTTTCTCCCAACCATCCCCACATCCTTGGGTCCTCTTTTTCCTTGTACCTTAATCTTCGTTCCTTTAAACTTTTTAACTCAACAAGTGCTTGGAAAAGAAACGACTTAATTGAGCAAATGAGAGAATGTATCCAGAGCATTTAGGTGTGACCACACTTAGCAGATAATAATAATTCAtcaggaaatatatatatatatatatatatatatataatgtagacaaaaatgttttttatttctaagCATGCAAGATCTACACATCTCGACTTTTCCTAGCAATAATTCCCAGCAAAAGTATTAATGCAAGACATAAAACGAAAATAgagtaggaaaaaaaagagCTACAACCAAACCCGCCCAAGTTTTGCCAAGTATCAGGAAGAGTATAAATTAGAGAGTTCTTCAGAGAAAGCCTTTCTGATGATATCTCTTTTGATCTTGAAAGCTGCCGTGACTAGGCCAGATTCAGGAGTCCATGGTTCAGAAAGCAATTTGATTTTCACTGGAATCTCAAACTTCTCCAATCGTGCCCTCTTTGCTTCCTGTAATCGTCCAAAAGATACCCCCCAACCCAAAAACAGAGAGGAAAGTTAAAGCAAGTTGAACCAGATGGATGTCCCAGACTAACTTTTAGTTAACAACTTAGCATCCGGTTCCCAAACTAGTGCCTTGGCCGACTCAACTTTTCATTATCTCTTTTGATTCTTGAACACCAAAGGCATAATTCCCAAAGTTTTAAATGTCTACCTTGGATGCTGGAAGTAAATTCCATCCCAAAAGTTGATTTGAAGAATTGAATCTCAAATGCATCAAATGTAAAAAAGAGAACGAAGCTCATAATAACCATAGAAATTTGATCCGCTATAGATACCTTTTGGATTGATGCAAGaacttctttctttgtttctgcTTTCTCACACAAGTCTGCAAAGTCAGTAAAAGGAATTCCTTGCTTTTCAGCCCAATCTTCCACCGTATGCTGAGAAGCCACCACAAGAGCCACACAGTAACTATGAAAGGGATTAGCATGCAACATGATATTGTCGATGTAAGGGCTAACAAGGAGAGTGGCTTCAACCTGTAGGAAAAACTTTTAGTCCCCGAGGAAGAttcaatgaaaaattttacaTGTCAGTTTGCAGCATTCAAACCTTTCCCAGGGAGACATACTCTCCATGCTGAAGTTTGACTATGTCTTTTTTGCGGTCAATTATCTCAAGGCAACCATCAGCATGAAACTGCCCTATGTCACCTGTATAGAACCACCTCATTCCTCTCTCGTCAACCTTCCACAACAAAAAgggaattaaaattaaaagtataattaCTAACAACTAACGGAAACTTGGGAACTCTACcttgtataattcttttgttttttcttcatttttaaaatatccgACTGTAACATTCGGACCACCAACTACTATTTCCCCGCGTGGCTTTGGTGAATCACTGGTTAGATATCCACCTTCAGGCCAATCAATTAACTGAGATAGAGAAGACCAGATGTTAATATGATTAACTTGAATAAATACTTCACTGATTCTTGAAATGAGAGAGATGGGAGGGAGAGGGTGGTTGCTGATAGCAGCAATACTGCAAAGTATATAATTGAACCCCAGAGAGGGGTGAGATTGGGTAGTATTGCAGTTATTATTCTCGTCAACTTAGAAGCTTCATGATGAGTGAAAAAAAGGTTGAACCCGAATGAATGGCCATGCAAGCCACGTTAACCATAATATATTAAGGTATCACTTCTACACGAAAATATACAGGCTGATATTGACAAGAATTTTctaaaaagggaaagagagagagagagagcaattaAACCAAAGATATCATAATAAGTGGAGAAAgataaatcttgaaaaaaaaaaactcaaagtgGATAAATCACATAAAACACTAGCGTATTAGAACAAAGTATTGACTTTTGAGAACTTGCCTTAGCGTACGAGGCATATGCTCTACAGCATTGCTATAGTTAGCTTCTTCAACCTTTTATATCGTTTAATCATCCATCATGACAAAGTCAACCATAACTGTATTTGTTTAGTTTTGTTATGTCATCCACAATTGTATTATTTAGCAACAAAACTGATACACTAACTAGTAGGAGTAAGGGATATGTATTTCAACTACTTGTAAAAAAGGGTTATGCGTTTCAACTGTCAGCAACAGACGAACTCCATTCCAGAGCCTCGATCCTTTTCATCAATAGAGCTCA includes these proteins:
- the LOC108988294 gene encoding uncharacterized protein LOC108988294 yields the protein MNGRRSEDNSFCHVHPKQVVVGVCPLCLNERLLILASNQDHFSSSRSSVRRGQTSKHRKPPITLPKIFALGGSFLSRLEFRHWKYSGNSDHDITSISPEGAFEDSFISIKFGDNGVASWEKNTVSKVSLENCNMSWNNSLTQELTKEAKETKENKTVIEHGKPRASLRWRKRIGHLFQVMRWKRSNKGNVCHVSSKVEGVKVRKGWIRTLTKRKTPTE